The [Clostridium] celerecrescens 18A genomic sequence ATGAATATGACAAAGCAAACAAGTAAACTCACCCTCATGGCCATGCTTTGTGCTCTGGCCTTTGTAGCCGTTGTGGCGATCCGGATACCTCTGATCCCCATGCTGCCCTTCCTGGAGTATGAGCCAAAGGATGTCATTATCCTTACCGGCGGCTTCTTATTCGGGCCAATGTCAGCAGCAATGATCTCCGTCATCGTTTCTTTTGTGGAGATGTTTACCATCAGCAGCACCGGAATCATCGGACTGATTATGAACGTTCTTTCCACGGTGGCATTTGTCTGTCCGGCGGCTTACCTCTATAAGAAACGACATTCCCTTTTTGGTGCATTCCTTGGCATGGTGGCAGGTACCTTACTCATGACCCTGGTCATGGTTTTGTGGAACTACCTTATCACCCCAATTTACATGGGGTATCCAAGGGAAGCCGTGGTAAAGCTTCTACTCCCTGCATTCATCCCCTTTAACCTTTTAAAGGGAGGAATCAACACGGCCCTGACGCTTCTTATCTATAAGCCATTAGTCACCACGTTGAGAAAATCCAATCTCATGATTCCGGCTTCAACAGATGAACCAAAAAAGCGGGCTTTCAATCTTGGCATGACCCTTGCTGCAGGAATCATCTTAGTAACCTGTATTCTGGCTGTCCTGGTTATGAAGGGAATTATCTAAGTCAATCGGATATCCGCGAAGGATCCCCTAATGCACGCCTTTAATTAAAAGGGCGTTGTATAGCACACGGCATAGTCAGTTTTGGCTATGCCGTTTTGCTGTTTGTTTCGTTCGTGCCCGGTAGTACAATCCCAATGACACAGTTGTAATGGATTTCCACCTGCTGTACCCATTTTCTGCTGCTCTTGTCGGGAGGAGGAGGAAAATTTTCCAAAGCAAAAAATTTCCAACTTATGGTAAGGTGTGGTATAATGGGATTAGAAAAAGCGAAGCGGGAAAGGCGGGTAAAATTTAATGTATTCTTTAAAACGTGAGGTGATGAGATCGTGACGAACAAAAAAATCACATTACAATTTACGATACTGACATTTTCCATAGCCTATCTTGTTTCAGGTTCTTTGATAGCTCTTGGGCAATTCGGATATACGGTTCACAATTGGGTCCACTCGTTACAGCAATTCGGGATGAATATTCCTTTTGCAATCTATATTTTGTCGCCCGCTATTGCTTCATATATCGTTCTAAAGAAAAATAACAAAATAGAAGATTTTAAGGAATGGTTAAAAACAGTTTTTTACGTCAAAAATAACATATCTATTTATTTGTTCGTTGTTGCAGGGCTTACACTGTACTTTTTGATACATATTGCAGTTTCAGACCGCGTGGAATTGGTGCTTCCATTTTATATGTTCTTTCTTTCCCTGCCTGGTAATCTTATTATCGGTGGCATGGAGGAATCTGGCTGGATGTACATATTACAGCCTGAGCTTGATAAAAAATATGGCTTTGTTTTATCAGCTGTTTTAGTTGGAATCATTTGGACTTTTTGGCATATTCCTCTCTTCTTCATTCCGGGGACGAATCACGGAGAGGGACTCATTAACTTTTGGATGTTTGCAGTTCAACTCATGGCGTTTCGGTTTTTCAACGGGGCAATCTACAAAATATCAGGAAAAGGCCGCGTGTTTATGTGCGTATTATTCCACACCATGTTCAATGCGGCATCCCCCATCTTTGGCAGCACGACTATGACTTGGGCGGGAACAATTGCTGCAAATTCTATGATTATTCTTGTTTCAATAGTAACCGTAGTGATATATGACAAAAAGAGCAGGCGAATCGTATAAGCATTTAGGGTACTCCTTTTAAAATCCCCGTTGAGCGTGTCATGGCTTCTCCCTGTTCCTATCAGCTTAAAAGGCTGACTATCCGCTTTACGCCGATAGTCAGCCTTTTGTTGTCATATTCTGCTTGCTGACTGCCCTATCTGAATCCTCCTTGATACTTCCTTATTAGGCGTCAGCTAAGTCCCGGAACATCTTTTAACCAAATGGGTTTTCTGATTTATAAAGCATTCCCTTTGGCTGATTAAATCCAATCTCTTCTACCCCAAGGTACTTAAATACTTCAAATATAGCCTTGCCATAATGGCCGAAAGCAACCGCCCCATGGTGAGGGAAGTTCTTTTCGATCAGCACATGGCGGTAAAATCTTCCCATTTCCGGGATAGCAAAAACTCCGATGGAGCCAAAGGAACGGGTGGCTACAGGAAGCACCTCTCCCTGGGCAACGTATGCACGGAGTAAATTGTCTGCTGTGCTCTGAAGGCGGAAGAATGTAATATCACCAGGAGCGATATCGCCCTCAAGTGTTCCCTGAGTAACCTCCTCCGGGAGCGCTCTTGCCATGATCATCTGGTATTTCATAGAGCAGGAAGAAAGCTTTCTGGAGCAGGTATTTCCGCAATGGAAGCCCATAAAGGTATCCTGGTGGGTATAATCATACTTCCCCTTAATATCTCCATCATACATATCGGCTGGAACCGTGTTATTTATGTCAAGCAGGGTTACGGCATCCATGCTTATGCAGGTTCCGATGAATTCACTGAGCGCTCCGTAAATGTCCACTTCACAGGAAACCGGGATGCCCATTCCTGTCAGACGGCTGTTTACATAGCAGGGAACACAACCAAACTGGGTCTGGAATGCAGGCCAGCATTTTCCTGCAATGGCTACATATTTCCGGTATCCCTTGTGGGCCTCCACCCAATCCAGCAGAGTGAGTTCATACTGGGCAAGCTTTGGAAGAATTTCCGGCTTCTGGTTACCCTCTCCCAGCTCCTTTTCCATATCCTTTACTACATCAGGGATCCTTGGATCGTTTGCATGCTTATTAAAGGCCTCAAATAAATCCAGCTCCGAGTTCTCTTCAATCTCCACGCCCAGGTTATACAGCTGTTTAATCGGAGCATTGCATGCCAGGAAGTTTAAGGGGCGAGGGCCGAAGCTTATGATTTTTAACTGGGAAAGTCCTACAAGAGTTCTGGCAATGGGAAGGAATTCCTCGATCATGTCGGCACATTCCTCAGCCGTTCCCACCGGATATTCCGGTATGTACGCTTTAATATTTCTAAGCTTTAGATTATAGCTTGCATTTAACATTCCGCAGTACGCATCCCCGCGTCCCTGGGTTAAGTCATCTCCGCTTTCCTCTGCTGCTGCGATAAACATGACCGGTCCGTCAAAATGCTTTGCAAGAAGGGTTTCTGAAATCTCAGGTCCGAAGTTTCCTAAATAGACGACAAGTGCGTCGCAGCCGGCTTTCTTTACATCCTCCAATGCCTGAACCATATGGATCTCACTTTCCACGATACATACTGGACATTCGTAAATATTTGCGGCTTCATACTTTGCATGATACGCCTCCACCAGTGCTTTTCTTCTGTTCACTGATAAAGTTTCCGGGAAACAGTCCCTGCTTACCGCTACGATTCCTACTTTTATTTCTGGGATATTATTCATTCTATAACTCCTCCTGTTGTTATTCAGGCATTTTCCTTAGGATTATATGCCTGTTGATTTTATTGTTAAGCTTTGTCAAATAGACAGGTTTTCTCCTGATATTCCGATATAAGCATGTTCCGGAAGTCCGCCCTCTTTGTGTCCAATGAGCCATTTGTTCCTGGCGAACAGCAGTCTGTCTTCTTCATTCACTGCTTCTCCTGACGGCTCCAAGTCAGTATTGGTATCCTTTGGCAGGATCACAACACATCGGAAACCGCCTTCCTCCGCATGGCATGGCGCATAATGAAGGGTCGTTGCATAAACCTCGATCACAGTTCCTGCCGGAACGAGGAATGCTTCCATCTTACCTGAATCGTATGTGTAATCCGAGGTAATATCCTGCTGCCTTCCTAAAATCAGGATCAGATCCGTCACAGCAATATTGATCTCTGAACTTCTGTGGTATTCCACCGCATTCAGCTTCTTATTGTGGCCGTTGCAGTAACCTACCTGAATGGGAAGCTGGCCGCAGAGCTTCTTCTCCATTTCCCTAGAAACCGCCAACTGCTCTAATTCTGCTACAGAAGGAACATAAACCACATCTTCCGGAAGGGGCGTCTTCTTCATCACTTCCAACAGTTCCCCTGCATCATATCCTGTAACCACTTTCCCATAAACCTGAAAGGCAGGATCTGTCACTGGTTTGATTGTTAATCCCATGGTTTTACCTCTCCTTTTCTATTCTCCGAATACAGCCAGATAATCCTTTTTAAATTTTTCAATGCCCTGGTCTGTGAGCGGGTGCTGTGTCATCTGAACCAGCACCTTATACGGTACCGTTGCAATATCTGCTCCTGCTCTGGCACAATCGATCACATGAATCGGATTACGCACGCTGGCTGCAATGATCTCCGTCTCGATCCCGTGTATCTGGAATATCTCCATAATATCTTCAATGAGATTGATTCCCGGCATGGAGATATCGTCCAAACGTCCCAAAAACGGGGAAACATAGGCTGCTCCGGCTCTTGCTGCCAAAAGCGCCTGGGCAGCGGAAAACACCAGGGTTACGTTGGTTGGAATCTTTTCTGCGTTCAGCACTTTTACTGCCTTTAAGCCTTCTACCGTCATGGGGATCTTCACGACCATGTTCGGATGGATCGCCGCGATCTCCCGGCCTTCTTTTATCATGCCTTCCGCATCAGTCGTGGTGGCCTTTACCTCGCCGCTGATTGGTCCGTCAACAATAGATGCAATTTCCCCGATCACCTGTTTAAAATCACGTCCTTCCTTTGCAATCAGGGAAGGATTTGTGGTAACTCCGCAGATAATCCCCATTTCATTGGCCAATTTGATTTCTTCTACGTTTGCCGTATCAATAAAAAAACGCATATCATCACCCTCCTTTTTTCCTTTGTCTTAAATTACAAAGCTGCAAGTTTTTTATAGCTGCCCTTTAAATCCTCATATAGTTCCTTATATAACTGATGATATTTCTTATAAAGACCGGCCTGGTTTTCCTCCGGTCCTGTAGTCTTATCCGCAGAGATCAGGGCATCACAGGCAGCTTCCACGCTCTCATAAATACCGCACCCGACTCCGGCCAGAATAGCGGCTCCCAGAGCCGGCCCTTCTGTCTGAGCCACGGTTTTTACATGACAATCATACATATCCGCAAGCATCTGACGCCATACCGGGCTCTTTCCGCCGCCGCCGCATGCCATCATCTCTCCTACTCTGATCCCCATTTCATTAAGGATATCATTGCAGTCGCTGAGAGAATAAGAAACTCCTTCCATTACGGCGCGCAGCATATGCTTTCTCGTATGGATGGCAGAAAGTCCAAAAAACACTCCTCTGCAGTCCGGGTCCAGATGAGGAGTCCTCTCCCCCATTAAATAAGGAAGATAAATTAGCTTATCACTTCCCGCTTCCACCTGGCTCACATCCCGGTTGATGAGATCATAAACATCAATCCCCTGTTTATTTGCTTCTTCCACATAGTCCTGGCAGAAATTATCCTTAAACCACTTTAAGGACAGCCCCGCCCCCTGGGTCACTCCCATGACATGCCATGCTCCCGGTACTGCACAGCAGCAGGTATGGACTCTTCCTTTCGGGTCAATGGTGACCTGGCTGCTGTGAGCAAACACAACCCCGGAAGTCCCTATGGTGGTAAAGGCCGTTCCATCCTTCACTACCCCTGTTCCGACTGCCGCCGCCGCATTGTCTCCAGCACCTCCCACGACCTTTGTTTCCTCCGAAAGACCGGTTCTATCTGCGATCTCAGGAAGAAGTGTTCCCGTTACCTCACAGGATTCAAAGACTTCTCCCAAAAGCTTTGGATTAATATCCAGCTTATTTAAAACTTCCTCGGACCAGCATCTTCCGGGCACATCTAAAAGCTGCATTCCGCTGGCATCGGAAACCTCAGTAGCGAAAACTCCGGTTAATATGTAACGGATATAATCCTTTGGAAGGAGGATGTGCCTGCACCGATTGTAATTCTCCGGTTCATTCTTCCTTACCCATAAAATCTTGGCTGCCGTCCAGCCGGTAAGAGGCGGATTTGCTGTGATCTCGATCCAGCGCTCTTTTGGCATAATCGAGAGCATGTCTTCCACTTCGGCTGCAGTTCTCTGGTCGCACCAGATAATAGAGGGACGTATCACCTCATTCTTTTCATCAAGCATCACAAGTCCGTGCATCTGGCCTGAGATACCGATTCCTTTCACATCCTCTTTAAAAACCCCTGACTCCATCATGACCTGGGAAAGGGTATCAAGAACCGCTTCTCTCCAGTCTTCCGGCTTCTGCTCCGCCCAGCCATTCTTAGGCTGATAAAGGGGATATTCCCTGGATGCAGAAGCAATCACACCGCCCGTTTCATCGAACAGGACGGTCTTTGTTGCCGATGTCCCCACATCAATTCCAATCAAATACTTCATCCTAATACCTCCTCGAAAAATCTCTATTCTGATTATAATATACATGCCTGAAAAAAGCGTGCGTTTATTTGTCCAACTAATGGCACTTTCTTGCACTTTTCAGCCAGCAATGAGCAGTGCGAAATAGGCTTGAGCGTGCGAAGCCGCAGGTTTCGCGAGCGTCACTGCGGACTTAAGGCCCCAAAAAACAAGACCCAGATATCCCGTTGTCCACCGCCAAACATCTGATCACATAGACATTTAAACAAGGACAAGGTATAATAAAGAAAAAAAGAGGCCGTCTGCCCGACAGCCCCATTACCAAGGAGGTTTTCATGGATTTAAAAGAAAAAATGAGAAGCGGAAAGCTTTACGACTGTGTTGACGATGATCTGATCGCGGAACAAACCAGCTGTCTGGAAATCCTCTATGACTTCAACCAGACCCGCCCATCCGAAGGCGAAAAGCGGCAGGAAATCTTAAAGCAGCTTTTTGCCGAAATCGGAAAAAGCTGCTACATAGAACCCCCGCTTCACGCCAACTGGGGAAGCCATGTTCACATGGGCAATAACGTATATGTAAACTTTAATTTAACCCTGGTAGATGACGCTGATATCTACATAGGAAATAACGTCATGTTCGGCCCAAACGTTGTGGTAGACACAGCCGCCCATCCCATCCGGCCCGATATCCGAAAAAGGCAGATCCAGTTTAACGTCCCCGTTATCATTGAGGATAACGTATGGATCGGAGCCGGAGCCATCATCCTTCCAGGCGTCCGGATCGGTGAAAACAGCGTAATAGGAGCCGGAAGCGTTGTAACCAGGGATATCCCCGCCAACGTAGTGGCCTATGGAAGTCCATGCCGTGTCATAAGGGAAATCGGCGAGCGGGATATGAAATACTATTTCAGAGACTGGGAAATCGATCCGGAAATATAGACTATTCCCTACGCCTTCCTGCTTTCAAAGTAAACGAACTTATCAATCGCATCTAAAATATCGCTAAAATCTTCACGGGGAGCCAGATCAATGTATTGTTTTAACAGCTCCCCTTCCTGCTTTTTATATGGCCCGTAAAAAATATCATAAAGATTATGCCCCCGCATATAAATCTTAAATTCCTCCATATGGGTCTTTAAATCCTCCGGAGATTCCATATCCTTCCCCACTGCATCCACAAACTGCTTTCCGCTCTTTAACCGGTAAAGGTATTCCTTCCATTTATCAAACAGCGTCCGGTAGAATGCCTCTTCATCTTCCACCACTCCAAGCTTTGCCATGATTTTGGGATTCAGGAAATAATTTTCAAAGGAATAGTACTTTAATATGAGCACATTTTTTCTGGTGACCTTTGGAAGCTTGTCGACCTCCTCCAGACTGCGGTCATCATAATACCGGCAAAGCTGGCCTGCCAGCTCCTCAGGGTTTTTCCCGTCCCCATCCCTGATCATCAGGAACTGATCCCTTAAATAAACCTGGTTCATATACTTTAAATTGGCATACGTCTTTATATTGGTACAGCTGTTGGTGGTGATAATGGAGATCCGGGATAAATTTCCCTCCTTATCATAGATTTCCGAATAATATTTTTCCAACAGCAGAGGCAGACGGCTCTTATCCTGCTTCCCCTCCACAATGAACACAAAGCTGACCCCAAGAAAATCATTGGCCCCATAACCCAGATCATCCAGAATAGCATCTATATCGGTTCTGTCCCTGACAATAGAATAACCATCACGCTCCAGCACCACCTGCCTGATCTGGCGTCTGGTAAAATTAAACAGCATGCTGGGTGAATGGGTCGTAAAAATCACCTGGTTCTTCTTGGATAACCGGTAAAGGATCTCACTGGATATCTTCTGAAGCTGGGGATGGAGGAATATCTCAGGATCCTCTACGATGACAATGCTGGGAATCCGCTTTTCATCCTCTGTATAGGTCTCCAAAAGAGACAGCATGTAAAGGCTTTTCATACCATTGCTCAAGTTGTTTATAGGGCTTAGTTTTCCCCTTTCCACATGATAAGTCTCCGCTGTTACTTTAAACAATTCACATGGATTACAGTTTAAAGAAAAGTGGATTTCCTCATAGCCGCCGTTTTTTCTGTAATTGTCATTGACCCTTTCGGCGAAATTATTTAAATTTAACTGATACATCTTATATTCCAGCAGCTTAGCCGTCTCATAGATTTGCAGTTCTTCCGGCTTCTTCTGGTTGATCAGCCCGATGCATTTAAAGCACTGATTGCATACCCTGGCGCTGTCAAACATACACACGTGGGTCCTTAGCTTTGACAGCTGGTCATCCTCCTGGAAAAGCAGCAGATCATTCTGAAACTGGTTTAAATCCCGTTCCGAGTCAATGTAATAAAGCCTGGGAAAAATCTCCCTGATATACCGGTTATTCTTCCGGTATCCATCCTTAAACCGGACGACCCCGTTCCAGTTCACCTGATAGGTGAAGGCCAGACTACCTTCCCGGTAAGAAGGCAGCTTTGTAACAAAATCGTGGAGCCACGCATCAAACCGCTTATACTGGCTCACCACCCCTCCCCTGTGAAAGGAAACCAGATCCTCCTGCGTAATTGCCAGGGTCATGGTGATCTCTATATTCTGTTTCTTCTCATTAAAATCCTCTTCCGTAATTTCATATGCGCCTGCAGCTGCCCGTATGGCATCTAAGACACCTGTTTTTCCCGTATTGTTCTTCCCCACCAGAATCAGGGCATTTTCCACATTTTGAATTTCCATATCCCGTATGGATTTAAAATTTTTAATATGTACCGATGTTATCTGCATAGGCCTCTCCTTTATAAAACCCAGTATAAAAGGCTGACAGGAAAATTTCAAGTTCTGCCCGAAAAAAAAATCACACTGTCCTTTCCTCTTTATCATAGTATAGAATATATTCTTATCACAGGAGTGGTTCCTATGTTTGATCCTTATCTGGTGCTTACACCTATGCACTATATTTATCTCATCGGCGTCATTGTAATCCTGACTGTCATGGTTCTCCGAAAGGATACGCCCCTGGTCTGCATCCTTTTTCTCTTCCTCCTTGGCCTTGCAGGCCTTAAGTCCCTGACTGGAGGCATCATGACTGTATTCAACGCCATCTTGTATGCTTCCAGAGAGTTTATGGATATCATCGCCACCATTGCTCTGGTCACAGCCCTGTCCAAATGCTTAAAAGACTTAGGAAGCGACTATCTGATGATGATTCCCATGTCAAAGGTCATGAAAACTCCCACCTTCACCTGGTGGATCCTGGGAGGTACCATGCTGGTATTTTCCCTCTTTCTCTGGCCCTCTCCATCCGTGGCTCTGGTGGGGGCGATCATGCTGCCCTTTGCAGTTAAAGCCGGTCTGGATCCTCTGGCAGCTGCCATGGCCATGAACTTATTCGGTCATGGCATTGCTTTAAGCTACGATTTCGTCATCCAGGGCGCTCCGGCCATTTCCGCAGCAGCAGCATCCATTACAACCGACCAGATCTTAATCAAGGGGCGGCCTTTGTTTTTGGTAATGGGCATTGTTACAGTGGTTTCTGCATATCTGTTAAACAGGAACGAAATCGCTGCCTGCTGTCAGGAAGTCCATATCCAGAATGCGGAAGAACACCGTGATACCGGGATTGCCGCGATTATCATGGCGATCCTGACCCCTCTTCTTTTCCTGGCCGACATCATTCTTATGCTGGCTTTTGATTTAAAAGGAGGAGAAGCCACCAGCATGGTTTCCGGCACAGCCGTCCTGGTTATGTGCATTGGGGCGATTCTTGGCTTTGGCAGGCATTCTCTGGAAAAAGTGACATCTTATGTTACGGAAGGCTTTCTTTTTGCCATACGGATCTTTGCTCCCGTCATCATCATCGGGGCCTTTTTCTTTTTAGGCGGGGAGGGAATTTCCTCCATCATGGGGGATCAGTTCCAAAGAGGAATTATGAATGACTGGGCTATCTGGCTGGCTCACAACATTCCTCTCAATAAATATATGGCTGCATTTTTCCAGCTGGTGATCGGAGGCCTGACTGGCTTGGACGGTTCTGGTTTTTCAGGGCTGCCCCTTACCGGTTCCCTGGCCCATACCTTTGGTACGGCAGTTGGAGCTTCGGTTCCTATTCTGGCTACCCTGGGACAGATTGCCGCAATTTTCGTCGGCGGAGGTACCATCGTCCCCTGGGGGCTTATCCCCGTTGCCGCCATCTGCAGCGTAAATCCCCTGGAGCTTGCCAGAAAGAATCTTCCTCCGGTCATGATCGGTTTTCTTGCTACTTTTATTGCTGCCTGTTTCCTTTTATAGATAATCCAGCTTTAAGGAGGGATTTCCATGTGCGGAATTGCTGGTTTTTACAATCCAGATCACGATTACCAGAAAGATAAAGCCTATTAT encodes the following:
- the xylB gene encoding xylulokinase, producing MKYLIGIDVGTSATKTVLFDETGGVIASASREYPLYQPKNGWAEQKPEDWREAVLDTLSQVMMESGVFKEDVKGIGISGQMHGLVMLDEKNEVIRPSIIWCDQRTAAEVEDMLSIMPKERWIEITANPPLTGWTAAKILWVRKNEPENYNRCRHILLPKDYIRYILTGVFATEVSDASGMQLLDVPGRCWSEEVLNKLDINPKLLGEVFESCEVTGTLLPEIADRTGLSEETKVVGGAGDNAAAAVGTGVVKDGTAFTTIGTSGVVFAHSSQVTIDPKGRVHTCCCAVPGAWHVMGVTQGAGLSLKWFKDNFCQDYVEEANKQGIDVYDLINRDVSQVEAGSDKLIYLPYLMGERTPHLDPDCRGVFFGLSAIHTRKHMLRAVMEGVSYSLSDCNDILNEMGIRVGEMMACGGGGKSPVWRQMLADMYDCHVKTVAQTEGPALGAAILAGVGCGIYESVEAACDALISADKTTGPEENQAGLYKKYHQLYKELYEDLKGSYKKLAAL
- a CDS encoding ECF transporter S component — encoded protein: MNMTKQTSKLTLMAMLCALAFVAVVAIRIPLIPMLPFLEYEPKDVIILTGGFLFGPMSAAMISVIVSFVEMFTISSTGIIGLIMNVLSTVAFVCPAAYLYKKRHSLFGAFLGMVAGTLLMTLVMVLWNYLITPIYMGYPREAVVKLLLPAFIPFNLLKGGINTALTLLIYKPLVTTLRKSNLMIPASTDEPKKRAFNLGMTLAAGIILVTCILAVLVMKGII
- a CDS encoding CPBP family intramembrane glutamic endopeptidase; this translates as MTNKKITLQFTILTFSIAYLVSGSLIALGQFGYTVHNWVHSLQQFGMNIPFAIYILSPAIASYIVLKKNNKIEDFKEWLKTVFYVKNNISIYLFVVAGLTLYFLIHIAVSDRVELVLPFYMFFLSLPGNLIIGGMEESGWMYILQPELDKKYGFVLSAVLVGIIWTFWHIPLFFIPGTNHGEGLINFWMFAVQLMAFRFFNGAIYKISGKGRVFMCVLFHTMFNAASPIFGSTTMTWAGTIAANSMIILVSIVTVVIYDKKSRRIV
- the fsa gene encoding fructose-6-phosphate aldolase, with product MRFFIDTANVEEIKLANEMGIICGVTTNPSLIAKEGRDFKQVIGEIASIVDGPISGEVKATTTDAEGMIKEGREIAAIHPNMVVKIPMTVEGLKAVKVLNAEKIPTNVTLVFSAAQALLAARAGAAYVSPFLGRLDDISMPGINLIEDIMEIFQIHGIETEIIAASVRNPIHVIDCARAGADIATVPYKVLVQMTQHPLTDQGIEKFKKDYLAVFGE
- a CDS encoding L-fucose/L-arabinose isomerase family protein encodes the protein MNNIPEIKVGIVAVSRDCFPETLSVNRRKALVEAYHAKYEAANIYECPVCIVESEIHMVQALEDVKKAGCDALVVYLGNFGPEISETLLAKHFDGPVMFIAAAEESGDDLTQGRGDAYCGMLNASYNLKLRNIKAYIPEYPVGTAEECADMIEEFLPIARTLVGLSQLKIISFGPRPLNFLACNAPIKQLYNLGVEIEENSELDLFEAFNKHANDPRIPDVVKDMEKELGEGNQKPEILPKLAQYELTLLDWVEAHKGYRKYVAIAGKCWPAFQTQFGCVPCYVNSRLTGMGIPVSCEVDIYGALSEFIGTCISMDAVTLLDINNTVPADMYDGDIKGKYDYTHQDTFMGFHCGNTCSRKLSSCSMKYQMIMARALPEEVTQGTLEGDIAPGDITFFRLQSTADNLLRAYVAQGEVLPVATRSFGSIGVFAIPEMGRFYRHVLIEKNFPHHGAVAFGHYGKAIFEVFKYLGVEEIGFNQPKGMLYKSENPFG
- a CDS encoding DUF4867 family protein, whose product is MGLTIKPVTDPAFQVYGKVVTGYDAGELLEVMKKTPLPEDVVYVPSVAELEQLAVSREMEKKLCGQLPIQVGYCNGHNKKLNAVEYHRSSEINIAVTDLILILGRQQDITSDYTYDSGKMEAFLVPAGTVIEVYATTLHYAPCHAEEGGFRCVVILPKDTNTDLEPSGEAVNEEDRLLFARNKWLIGHKEGGLPEHAYIGISGENLSI
- a CDS encoding ATP-dependent nuclease produces the protein MQITSVHIKNFKSIRDMEIQNVENALILVGKNNTGKTGVLDAIRAAAGAYEITEEDFNEKKQNIEITMTLAITQEDLVSFHRGGVVSQYKRFDAWLHDFVTKLPSYREGSLAFTYQVNWNGVVRFKDGYRKNNRYIREIFPRLYYIDSERDLNQFQNDLLLFQEDDQLSKLRTHVCMFDSARVCNQCFKCIGLINQKKPEELQIYETAKLLEYKMYQLNLNNFAERVNDNYRKNGGYEEIHFSLNCNPCELFKVTAETYHVERGKLSPINNLSNGMKSLYMLSLLETYTEDEKRIPSIVIVEDPEIFLHPQLQKISSEILYRLSKKNQVIFTTHSPSMLFNFTRRQIRQVVLERDGYSIVRDRTDIDAILDDLGYGANDFLGVSFVFIVEGKQDKSRLPLLLEKYYSEIYDKEGNLSRISIITTNSCTNIKTYANLKYMNQVYLRDQFLMIRDGDGKNPEELAGQLCRYYDDRSLEEVDKLPKVTRKNVLILKYYSFENYFLNPKIMAKLGVVEDEEAFYRTLFDKWKEYLYRLKSGKQFVDAVGKDMESPEDLKTHMEEFKIYMRGHNLYDIFYGPYKKQEGELLKQYIDLAPREDFSDILDAIDKFVYFESRKA
- a CDS encoding sugar O-acetyltransferase — protein: MDLKEKMRSGKLYDCVDDDLIAEQTSCLEILYDFNQTRPSEGEKRQEILKQLFAEIGKSCYIEPPLHANWGSHVHMGNNVYVNFNLTLVDDADIYIGNNVMFGPNVVVDTAAHPIRPDIRKRQIQFNVPVIIEDNVWIGAGAIILPGVRIGENSVIGAGSVVTRDIPANVVAYGSPCRVIREIGERDMKYYFRDWEIDPEI
- a CDS encoding citrate transporter, with amino-acid sequence MFDPYLVLTPMHYIYLIGVIVILTVMVLRKDTPLVCILFLFLLGLAGLKSLTGGIMTVFNAILYASREFMDIIATIALVTALSKCLKDLGSDYLMMIPMSKVMKTPTFTWWILGGTMLVFSLFLWPSPSVALVGAIMLPFAVKAGLDPLAAAMAMNLFGHGIALSYDFVIQGAPAISAAAASITTDQILIKGRPLFLVMGIVTVVSAYLLNRNEIAACCQEVHIQNAEEHRDTGIAAIIMAILTPLLFLADIILMLAFDLKGGEATSMVSGTAVLVMCIGAILGFGRHSLEKVTSYVTEGFLFAIRIFAPVIIIGAFFFLGGEGISSIMGDQFQRGIMNDWAIWLAHNIPLNKYMAAFFQLVIGGLTGLDGSGFSGLPLTGSLAHTFGTAVGASVPILATLGQIAAIFVGGGTIVPWGLIPVAAICSVNPLELARKNLPPVMIGFLATFIAACFLL